CAGCGACTCCCAGGTGGAGCTCCGCTTCGACCTCGCGGCGACCGAGTCGCTGCCCGAGGTGTGGAAGGAGCGGGCTCTCCAGCGCCTGGAGAGCAGGCTCGTGGGCGGCGTGATCGCGGTACGGGCGTCCGAGCACCGCTCCCAGTGGCGCAACCGCGAGACGGCCCTGGTCCGTCTCGCCTCCCTCCTGGCCGAGGCCACGGCGCCGCCGCCCAGGCCGCGCCGCAAGACCCGGATCCCGCGCGGCATCAACGAGCGCCGCCTGCGCGAAAAGAAGCAACGCGGCGAAACGAAACGCGGCCGCACAGGCCGCGACTGGTAACCCCGCGCACTCCCTGTACGTGCCCCCGCGCGAAGCCGCGTGCCTCACCCCAGTTGCCGGTACCGGCCCCGGAAGTACGTCAGCGGTGAGCCGTCGCCGCTCGGCAGGGACGCGCTCAGCACCCGGGCGACCACCAGTGTGTGGTCGCCCGCCAGAACGCGTTGCTCGGTGCGGCACTCCAGTGTGGCCAGTGCGCCTCCGACCAGTGGGGCGTGGCTGATCTCGCCCCGCGTGTAAGGGATGTCCTCGAACAGCAGTCGGTCGCTGATCCGGCCCTTCATCGCGAAGCGTCCGGCGATGTGCCGCTGGCTCTCGGCGAGTACGGAGACCGCCCACAGCGGCTGTTCCGACAGCAGGTCGTCCATCCGTGAGTCGTTGCGCAGACTGACCATGACCAGGGGCGGGTCCAGCGACACCGACATGAAGGCGGTCGCCGTCATGCCGACGTCCTCACCGCGCCCGTTCTCGTCCAGCGGCGGCTCCTCGGCGGTGATCAGCACGACTCCGGCGGCCAGCCGGGCGAGGGCGCCTCGGAACTCATCGTTGCTCACCCCCTCAGCATGGGGGATGGGCTCGGAACGCGGGGAGGGTGGCTTTGTCTGCAACACATCGGGCACGCTAGCCGCGCGCGGCATGCCGTCGCATCGGGCCAGGGGACCAGCCGGGTCCTAGGACCCGCGGTCCACGGCGACCACGGTCCGCCGAAGCCCGTCCCGCGGCCCGGCACTGCAACGTACGGATTTGCGTTCAAGAAAAGGACGGACCGCACCTGCACGGCACTTGAGCCCCTTCATCATCTGTTGTGACTTGAGTCACAGAGTGCAATATTTGCTGACCCTGTGTACCGGCTGCACAGCTCACTGTGATTCAGTGGCCGTGACACTGAAGCAAGTACGTCGATATGAAACCTGGAGTGCTGTCGAGGTCTCGGGGAGTGCGAGCAATGGAGGCCGAGTCGGAGCCGTACGTCCGTCTTGCGACGATGCGGCAGCTGCACCAGGCCGTCGCCGATCTCAACACGGCGCGGAGCCTGGCCGACACACTGCAGACCGTGGCCGACGGAATCGTCGCCGGCCTCGGCTATGAGCTTGCCTGCGTGAACCTGGTCCGTCCCGACGGCGATCTCGTCGTCGCCGCCTTCGCCGGAAACACCGCCGCGGAAGCCCTCATCACCGGCCGTGTCGGCTCGCGCACCTCCTGGGACCGCAGGCTTTTGATGGGTGAGGCCTGGGACGACCTGCGCTTCATACCGCACACCGACGGCTGGGTCCTCCTCGACGACGACGTACCGCAGTGGCACACCGAGGGCCCCGAACCCCGCTTCGAGGACGAGTGGCACCCCGAGGACCGCCTCTACGCCCCGATGTACGCGTCGGGCTGCGGCCGCGATCTTCTGGGCGTCATATCCGTCGACCGCCCGCGCAACGGCCGCCGCCCCGGCGCCTGGGGCCGTGAGGCGCTCCAGATGTACGCATCGCAGGCGGCCATTGCGATCAGCAACGCCCGGCTGCGAGCAAACATGCAGCGCGCCCTGGTCCGGCTGGAGCGCGAACAGCAGGCGCTGCGGGCCAGCGAGGAGTCCTTCCGCCAGGCCTTCGAGTACGCCCCCAGCGGCATGGCCATAGCCGAGATGGGCGGCGACCAGCACGGCCGGCTGCTGCGCACCAACGACGCCCTGTGCCGGCTGCTCGGCCGCCCCGCCTCCGTACTGCGCCGCTACTCCTTCGCCGACCTCGTCCACCCCGAGGACGTCGGCACCCTGCTGCGCACCTCCGCCGAGGGCGGCCGCGCCGAGCTGCGGCTGGGGCGCAGGGACGGCACGTACCTCTGGGTCTCGCTGCGCAACTCCGTCGTCGCCGACACCGCGGACGGCCCGCGCTTCCTGCTCACCCACGTCGAGGACATAGAGGAGCGCAAGCGCCACGAGCTGCATCTCGCGCACCGCGCCTCGCACGACGCGCTCACCGGCCTGCCCAACAGCGCCGAGCTGCGCGCGCGGCTCAGTGCGCGGCTCTGCGAGCGCCCGCACTCGGTGGCCACCACCGCGGTCGAGGCGCTGGACGCGGCCTACGGCGCCCTCGACGATCAGGACACGCGCACGCACGGCTACGACGTGGACACGGCGCCCGGCGGGCCGTACGACCACCATGTCCATTCCGTCGCACCCGACACCGAGCACGACGACGGATCCAAGGGCCCCGCGGTCCTCTTCTGCGACCTCGACGGCTTCAAGTCGATCAACGACCGTTTCGGCCACCACACCGGAGACGCCGTGCTGATCGAGGTCGCCCGCCGCCTCACCACCTGTGTCCGCGACGGCGACACCGTCGCCCGGCTCGGGGGTGACGAATTCGTCGTCCTCGCCGACGGGCTCGGCGCCGCAGACGCCGCGGACCTGGCCGTACGCCTACGAAACGCCATCATTCCGCCCATTCGGGTCGACGGCCGGGCGGTGCGCGTCGGGGCGAGCTTCGGCATCGGCTGGGCCGCCTGCGGCATGACCGCCGAAGAGGTGCTGCGCTCCGCGGACCAGCGGATGTACGTGGAGAAGCGGTCCCGGTCGAAGGTTCACCGCAGGGCCGGCTGACGTTCAGGACAGTGCCGTTCCCATGTCCCGTCCCTGTCCCAGGACGTGCGACGGCAATTCTTGGTGTGGTCCGTTCGGGGTAGGCTCGGCCGGTCGGCCACGGCTGGCGAAACACGGCGACGGCTGGCGACATGGTGAGGAGTGACCCAGGGATGACGGCCGGGAACAACGGCGCGGGAACGCCCGAGGACGACGATCCGTTCGGCTACCTGTACGAGGACGGACAGGCGGCAGGTGCCCAGCCGCCGCGGCAGGGCGGCTACGGCTACCCCGGTCCGGCCCCGCAGCCCGGTGTGCCCCGCACCTCGTACAACCAGGTGCGGACCGTCGGCGAGCGCCAGTACGGGCAGCAGGCGCAGTACCAGCAGCCGTACGGCCAGCCGAGCGCGCAGTACGCCGCCCCGGAGACGTACCCCGGCGCCCCCACCGCGCACGTCCCGCAGCAGGGCGGCCACGGCCGCACCGGCGGCGGCGGTTCCGGCAAGGGCGGCCCGAACACCAAGGGTCTGCTGATCGGCGCGGTCGCGGTGGTCCTGGTCGTGCTCATCGGCATCGGCGCCGCGCTGATCACGGGCGACGACGACAAGGACAAGAAGAAGAACGAGGCCACCTCGTCCGCCGGACCCGGCGGCCAGGTCGAGGACTCCCCGAAGCCGCAGGAGTCCGCGAGCTCCGAGGCCCCGGCCGAGCTGCCCGAGCAGGACGCGGCGACGCTGAAGCTCGGCGGCACGGCCCAGCTGGACAACACGGTCAAGGGCGCGAAGAGCGCCAGCGGCCAGTACATCAACCTCAACGAGGTCGGCAGGTCGGCGACCTGGTCGGTCGAGGTGCCGGAGGCCGGTGAGTACACGCTGTTCGTCACGTACGGCGTGCCGGGCAAGGACGCGAAGACCTCGCTCACCGTCAATGCCGAGGCCCCCCGGTCCATCAACATGAAGAACTTCGCTCAGGCGCCGGAGGGTGATCTGGAGAAGGGCTGGACGACGACGTACGCCTACGTCAACCTCAACAAGGGATCGAACACGATCATGATCTCCTGCAACGAGGGCGACCAGTGCGACGCCAATCTCGACCAGCTGTCGCTGAAGGCGGGCCACCAGACCCGCTGAGCGCGCCGCGGACGCGGTCCGGCCCCCTCGCCTCGGGAAGGCGAGGGGGCCGGTTCGTTTCCGCCGTGCTGCCGGGTGTGTTCGGGCCGGTGTGCTCAGCCCATCAGGGCGAGGAACCCGGCCACCGTCGCGGCCATCGCCTCGCGGCCCGGTGCGATGTACTTGCGCGGGTCCACGCCCGTGGTGTTCTCGGCCAGGTACGCCCGTACCGCACCGGTGAACGCCGTGTTCAGCGCCGTGCCGACGTTGATCTTGACCATGCCGGACGAGACGACGGCCCGGCGGATCTCGTCGTCCGGGACACCGCTGGAGCCGTGCAGCACCAGAGGGACCGGGACCGCGTCGCGCAGCCTGCCGATCAGGGCGTGGTCCAGGGCGGCGGTGCGCTCGGTCATCGCGTGCGAGGAGCCGACCGCGACGGCCAGCGCGTCCACCCCGGTGT
This sequence is a window from Streptomyces sp. NBC_01217. Protein-coding genes within it:
- a CDS encoding CBM35 domain-containing protein encodes the protein MTAGNNGAGTPEDDDPFGYLYEDGQAAGAQPPRQGGYGYPGPAPQPGVPRTSYNQVRTVGERQYGQQAQYQQPYGQPSAQYAAPETYPGAPTAHVPQQGGHGRTGGGGSGKGGPNTKGLLIGAVAVVLVVLIGIGAALITGDDDKDKKKNEATSSAGPGGQVEDSPKPQESASSEAPAELPEQDAATLKLGGTAQLDNTVKGAKSASGQYINLNEVGRSATWSVEVPEAGEYTLFVTYGVPGKDAKTSLTVNAEAPRSINMKNFAQAPEGDLEKGWTTTYAYVNLNKGSNTIMISCNEGDQCDANLDQLSLKAGHQTR
- the cdgB gene encoding diguanylate cyclase CdgB; the encoded protein is MEAESEPYVRLATMRQLHQAVADLNTARSLADTLQTVADGIVAGLGYELACVNLVRPDGDLVVAAFAGNTAAEALITGRVGSRTSWDRRLLMGEAWDDLRFIPHTDGWVLLDDDVPQWHTEGPEPRFEDEWHPEDRLYAPMYASGCGRDLLGVISVDRPRNGRRPGAWGREALQMYASQAAIAISNARLRANMQRALVRLEREQQALRASEESFRQAFEYAPSGMAIAEMGGDQHGRLLRTNDALCRLLGRPASVLRRYSFADLVHPEDVGTLLRTSAEGGRAELRLGRRDGTYLWVSLRNSVVADTADGPRFLLTHVEDIEERKRHELHLAHRASHDALTGLPNSAELRARLSARLCERPHSVATTAVEALDAAYGALDDQDTRTHGYDVDTAPGGPYDHHVHSVAPDTEHDDGSKGPAVLFCDLDGFKSINDRFGHHTGDAVLIEVARRLTTCVRDGDTVARLGGDEFVVLADGLGAADAADLAVRLRNAIIPPIRVDGRAVRVGASFGIGWAACGMTAEEVLRSADQRMYVEKRSRSKVHRRAG
- a CDS encoding flavin reductase family protein, which produces MSNDEFRGALARLAAGVVLITAEEPPLDENGRGEDVGMTATAFMSVSLDPPLVMVSLRNDSRMDDLLSEQPLWAVSVLAESQRHIAGRFAMKGRISDRLLFEDIPYTRGEISHAPLVGGALATLECRTEQRVLAGDHTLVVARVLSASLPSGDGSPLTYFRGRYRQLG
- the arfB gene encoding alternative ribosome rescue aminoacyl-tRNA hydrolase ArfB codes for the protein MGVMSGPYVIRGSVSLPEAELMWRFSRSSGPGGQHVNTSDSQVELRFDLAATESLPEVWKERALQRLESRLVGGVIAVRASEHRSQWRNRETALVRLASLLAEATAPPPRPRRKTRIPRGINERRLREKKQRGETKRGRTGRDW